Proteins co-encoded in one Saccharomyces cerevisiae S288C chromosome II, complete sequence genomic window:
- the NPL4 gene encoding nuclear protein localization protein 4 (Substrate-recruiting cofactor of the Cdc48p-Npl4p-Ufd1p segregase; K48-specific Ub chain binding receptor that assists Cdc48p in the dislocation of misfolded, polyubiquitinated ERAD substrates destined for proteasomal degradation; role in regulated destruction of ER membrane proteins, like HMG-CoA reductase (Hmg1/2p), cytosolic proteins (Fbp1p) and mislocalized proteins (Cse4p); mobilizes membrane-bound transcription factors by regulated Ub/proteasome-dependent processing; contains a UBX domain), with the protein MLIRFRSKNGTHRVSCQENDLFGTVIEKLVGNLDPNADVDTFTVCEKPGQGIHAVSELADRTVMDLGLKHGDMLILNYSDKPANEKDGVNVEIGSVGIDSKGIRQHRYGPLRIKELAVDEELEKEDGLIPRQKSKLCKHGDRGMCEYCSPLPPWDKEYHEKNKIKHISFHSYLKKLNENANKKENGSSYISPLSEPDFRINKRCHNGHEPWPRGICSKCQPSAITLQQQEFRMVDHVEFQKSEIINEFIQAWRYTGMQRFGYMYGSYSKYDNTPLGIKAVVEAIYEPPQHDEQDGLTMDVEQVKNEMLQIDRQAQEMGLSRIGLIFTDLSDAGAGDGSVFCKRHKDSFFLSSLEVIMAARHQTRHPNVSKYSEQGFFSSKFVTCVISGNLEGEIDISSYQVSTEAEALVTADMISGSTFPSMAYINDTTDERYVPEIFYMKSNEYGITVKENAKPAFPVDYLLVTLTHGFPNTDTETNSKFVSSTGFPWSNRQAMGQSQDYQELKKYLFNVASSGDFNLLHEKISNFHLLLYINSLQILSPDEWKLLIESAVKNEWEESLLKLVSSAGWQTLVMILQESG; encoded by the coding sequence ATGCTTATCAGATTTAGATCAAAAAACGGTACACACAGGGTTTCTTGTCAAGAAAACGACCTTTTCGGAACGGTCATTGAAAAGTTGGTGGGTAATCTGGACCCCAATGCCGATGTCGACACATTTACTGTTTGTGAGAAGCCCGGTCAAGGTATTCATGCTGTTTCTGAACTAGCTGATCGAACAGTGATGGATCTAGGACTAAAGCACGGTGACATGCTGATCCTTAACTATTCGGACAAGCCCGCTAATGAGAAAGATGGTGTCAATGTTGAAATCGGATCCGTAGGTATTGACAGCAAGGGAATTCGTCAACACAGGTACGGTCCACTAAGGATCAAAGAACTCGCTGTAGATGAGGAACTAGAGAAAGAGGACGGATTAATTCCTCGtcaaaaatcaaaactaTGCAAGCACGGTGATAGAGGTATGTGTGAATACTGCTCGCCTTTACCTCCTTGGGACAAAGAATATCATGAGAAGAATAAGATCAAACATATATCGTTTCATTCATATCTTAAAAAGCTAAATGAAAATGCTAATAAGAAGGAGAACGGCAGCTCTTATATTTCCCCTCTTTCAGAACCTGATTTTAGAATCAATAAGCGTTGCCATAATGGCCATGAACCATGGCCTCGGGGGATATGTTCTAAATGTCAACCATCGGCAATTACATTACAACAGCAAGAATTTAGAATGGTTGACCACGTTGAATTTCAGAAGAGTGAAATAATTAATGAATTTATTCAGGCGTGGAGGTACACGGGTATGCAAAGATTTGGCTATATGTACGGATCTTATTCTAAGTATGATAACACACCTTTAGGTATAAAGGCCGTCGTTGAGGCGATATACGAGCCCCCTCAGCATGATGAGCAAGACGGTTTAACCATGGACGTAGAACAGGTCAAGAATGAAATGCTACAGATTGATAGACAGGCTCAAGAAATGGGGCTTTCGCGAATTGGCCTAATATTTACAGATTTATCTGACGCGGGAGCTGGGGATGGGTCTGTTTTTTGCAAAAGACATAAGGATtcgttttttctttcatcaTTAGAAGTTATTATGGCTGCTAGGCATCAAACAAGGCATCCTAATGTAAGCAAGTATAGCGAACaaggttttttttcttccaagtTTGTAACTTGCGTTATATCAGGTAATTTGGAAGGtgaaattgatatttcGAGCTACCAAGTATCCACAGAAGCTGAAGCATTGGTTACTGCAGATATGATAAGTGGGTCCACATTTCCTTCAATGGCATATATTAATGACACTACAGATGAAAGATATGTACCTGAGATATTTTACATGAAGTCGAATGAATATGGTATAACAGTGAAGGAAAATGCGAAGCCTGCATTTCCGGTAGACTATCTTTTAGTGACGCTGACTCATGGGTTCCCGAATACCGATACGGAAACCAACTCGAAATTCGTTAGTTCCACCGGATTTCCATGGAGCAATCGACAAGCTATGGGGCAATCTCAAGATTATcaagaattaaaaaagtATTTATTCAATGTGGCTTCAAGTGGAGATTTCAATCTTTTGCATGAAAAAATCTCGAACTTTCATTTACTATTATACATAAATTCTCTGCAGATACTCTCTCCAGACGAATGGAAGTTACTAATAGAATCTGCTGTGAAAAATGAATGGGAAGAATCTCTACTAAAACTTGTCTCATCGGCTGGTTGGCAAACGTTAGTCATGATCCTTCAGGAAAGCGGCTAG
- the SEC66 gene encoding Sec63 complex subunit SEC66 (Non-essential subunit of Sec63 complex; with Sec61 complex, Kar2p/BiP and Lhs1p forms a channel competent for SRP-dependent and post-translational SRP-independent protein targeting and translocation into the ER; other members are Sec63p, Sec62p, and Sec72p): MSEFNETKFSNNGTFFETEEPIVETKSISVYTPLIYVFILVVSLVMFASSYRKKQAKKISEQPSIFDENDAHDLYFQIKEMSENEKIHEKVLKAALLNRGAESVRRSLKLKELAPQINLLYKNGSIGEDYWKRFETEVKLIELEFKDTLQEAERLQPGWVQLFVMVCKEICFNQALSRRYQSILKRKEVCIKEWELKINNDGRLVN; encoded by the coding sequence ATGTCCGAATTTAATGAAACAAAATTCTCCAACAACGGGACGTTTTTTGAAACGGAAGAGCCAATTGTGGAGACGAAATCAATCTCCGTTTATACCCCACTCATATATGTCTTTATTCTGGTGGTGTCCCTTGTGATGTTTGCTTCAAGCTACAGAAAGAAGCAggccaaaaaaattagtgAGCAACCATCCATATTTGACGAAAACGATGCCCATGATCTGTATTTCCAAATAAAGGAAATgagtgaaaatgaaaaaattcacgAGAAGGTGTTGAAGGCCGCTTTATTGAACAGAGGAGCAGAATCTGTTAGACGATCATTAAAGTTAAAAGAGTTGGCTCCTCAGATAAACCTTCTATATAAAAATGGCTCTATTGGGGAGGATTACTGGAAGAGATTTGAAACTGAAGTTAAATTAATTGAATTGGAATTTAAAGATACTTTACAAGAAGCTGAAAGATTGCAACCGGGCTGGGTTCAATTGTTCGTTATGGTTTGTAAAGAAATTTGCTTTAATCAAGCTCTCTCTAGACGTTATCAATCAATCTTGAAACGGAAAGAAGTGTGTATTAAAGAGTGGGAgctgaaaataaataatgatgGAAGATTAGTCAATTAG
- the SMY2 gene encoding Smy2p (GYF domain protein; involved in COPII vesicle formation; regulates Cdc48p function in transcription stress response; interacts with the Sec23p/Sec24p subcomplex; overexpression suppresses the temperature sensitivity of a myo2 mutant; homologous to human GIGYF1 and GIGYF2; similar to S. pombe Mpd2; SMY2 has a paralog, SYH1, that arose from the whole genome duplication): MIAPDSQRLFGSFDEQFKDLKLDSVDTENNNTHGVSTILDSSPASVNNNTNGAVAASVNTVPGSTFRSNTPLLGGRHPLSRTSSLIDSIGIQRAASPFSSMKEPFIPQSSGVMSSSFWHGDHPESRVSTPVQQHPLLQRNESSSSFSYAANLGVNLSTHSLAVDITPLSTPTAAQSHVNLFPSSDIPPNMSMNGMSQLPAPVSVESSWRYIDTQGQIHGPFTTQMMSQWYIGGYFASTLQISRLGSTPETLGINDIFITLGELMTKLEKYDTDPFTTFDKLHVQTTSSDSINLNLAPYASGVAATGTIKATENDIFKPLTHDNIWDMDGGTTSKGVDIKLASATTISQTDESHKQEYKSTTMLEKGKKEKSESVAKALLDEQEKRNRELKRKEEARLSKKQKQKEDDLLKKQKEQKEQKEKEALEAEKQKKSEKTKKDTQTQTEGFKTSKDLPSLNSSSANPAPWASKVKVNNAIETSIKNGVSSTGKKKGEPLGLQQRNSKEEKQKEELKSVLNWANKSSLPSNQTIDIKSQFQKSPKGMKESSPLKELEDPNFIEEQKKLWEKVQSSSKQVKSTSSASTTTSSWTTVTSKGKAPIGTVVSPYSKTNTSLNSSLTAKTSTTSTTTTFASMNNVSPRQEFIKWCKSQMKLNSGITNNNVLELLLSLPTGPESKELIQETIYANSDVMDGRRFATEFIKRRVACEKQGDDPLSWNEALALSGNDDDGWEFQVVSKKKGRKH; the protein is encoded by the coding sequence atgataGCACCAGACTCGCAAAGATTATTCGGTTCCTTTGATGAACAGTTTAAGGACTTAAAACTAGATTCAGTCGATAcagaaaacaataacacACACGGTGTTTCTACTATCCTGGATTCCTCCCCTGCGAGCGTTAATAACAATACAAACGGTGCTGTTGCTGCAAGCGTGAATACAGTCCCTGGATCGACGTTTAGATCCAATACACCTCTTTTAGGAGGTCGACATCCACTCAGTAGGACGTCTTCCTTAATCGATTCTATTGGTATACAGCGTGCTGCGTCaccattttcttctatgAAAGAGCCTTTTATTCCTCAAAGTTCGGGAGTAATGAGTTCCTCTTTTTGGCACGGCGACCATCCTGAATCACGGGTTAGTACGCCTGTTCAGCAGCATCCACTATTGCAAAGAAACGAGtcctcctcctcctttAGTTATGCTGCTAATCTTGGAGTGAATCTGAGTACACATTCATTGGCGGTAGATATTACTCCATTAAGTACACCAACTGCTGCCCAATCTCATGTCAATTTGTTTCCGTCCTCTGATATTCCTCCTAATATGAGCATGAACGGAATGTCACAACTCCCAGCACCAGTTTCAGTTGAATCCAGTTGGAGGTACATAGACACGCAGGGACAGATTCATGGTCCATTTACTACCCAAATGATGTCACAATGGTACATAGGTGGCTATTTTGCTTCAACCCTTCAGATTTCAAGATTGGGAAGCACTCCAGAAACGCTAGGAATAAACGATATTTTCATCACACTTGGTGAGTTAATGACTAAACTCGAGAAGTATGATACGGATCCATTCACTACTTTTGACAAACTTCACGTTCAAACAACCAGCTCTGATTCTATCAACTTGAATCTAGCTCCTTACGCAAGCGGTGTTGCCGCTACTGGCACTATTAAAGCTACTGAAAACGATATTTTCAAGCCATTGACACATGACAATATCTGGGATATGGATGGAGGTACCACCTCCAAGGGAGTCGATATTAAATTAGCCTCAGCAACCACCATTAGTCAAACAGATGAATCTCACAAGCAAGAATACAAATCGACCACTATGCTGGAAAAAGggaagaaggaaaaatcCGAATCTGTAGCAAAAGCGTTATTGGATGAACAAGAGAAACGGAACAGAGAACTCAAAAGGAAGGAAGAAGCTCGCTTATCgaagaaacaaaagcaaaaagaggatgatttattgaagaaacaaaaggaacaaaaggaacaaaaggaaaaagaagctttGGAAGcagaaaagcaaaaaaaatcagaaaagacaaaaaaggACACACAAACACAAACAGAAGGCTTTAAGACATCAAAAGATTTGCCTTCATTAAATTCCTCAAGCGCGAATCCGGCACCATGGGCCTCAAAAGTCAAAGTTAACAATGCAATCGAAACTTCAATTAAAAATGGTGTAAGTAGCACtggaaagaagaaaggaGAACCCTTAGGTCTACAACAGAGGAAcagcaaagaagaaaagcaaaaggaGGAACTAAAATCCGTGCTTAACTGGGCTAACAAGTCCAGCCTACCATCGAATCAAACTATTGATATTAAATCtcagtttcaaaaaagccCAAAAGGGATGAAAGAGTCGTCTCCGTTAAAGGAGTTGGAAGATCCAAATTTCATAGAAGAGCAGAAAAAACTATGGGAAAAGGTTCAGAGTTCTTCCAAACAAGTAAAGTCCACATCCTCTGCATCTACTACCACATCTTCTTGGACTACGGTGACTTCTAAAGGGAAAGCACCTATAGGAACCGTTGTCTCCCCATATTCAAAAACCAATACCAGTttaaattcttcattaacGGCAAAAACTAGCACAACTTCTACTACCACTACCTTTGCTAGCATGAACAATGTTTCTCCCCGGcaagaatttatcaaatgGTGTAAATCACAGATGAAATTAAATTCTGGAATAACCAATAACAATGTCTTAGAACTATTATTGAGTTTACCTACGGGGCCAGAATCTAAAGAATTGAttcaagaaacaatttaTGCCAATAGTGACGTTATGGATGGTAGAAGATTTGCCACTGAATTTATTAAAAGACGTGTTGCGTGCGAAAAACAAGGTGATGATCCACTAAGTTGGAATGAAGCGCTAGCTCTATCAGGCAATGATGACGACGGCTGGGAATTCCAAGTAGTGAGCAAGAAGAAGGGTAGAAAACACTGA
- the UMP1 gene encoding Ump1p (Chaperone required for correct maturation of the 20S proteasome; short-lived chaperone; may inhibit premature dimerization of proteasome half-mers; degraded by proteasome upon completion of its assembly), whose product MNIVPQDTFKSQVSTDQDKSVLSSAVPSLPDTLRQQEGGAVPLSTQLNDRHPLESTLKNWETTQRQRQMEQYRQIFGIAEPMKRTMEMEIVNRTDFNPLSTNGSIHRDILLNKECSIDWEDVYPGTGLQASTMVGDDVHSKIEKQLGI is encoded by the coding sequence ATGAATATCGTCCCACAAGATACCTTTAAATCTCAAGTCTCTACAGATCAAGACAAAAGTGTTCTTTCATCTGCAGTGCCCTCCTTGCCAGACACATTACGCCAGCAAGAAGGCGGTGCAGTACCTCTTTCCACACAATTGAATGACAGACATCCATTAGAATCAACATTGAAGAACTGGGAAACCACACAGCGCCAAAGACAAATGGAACAGTATCGACAAATATTTGGCATTGCCGAACCAATGAAAAGGACGATGGAAATGGAAATCGTCAATCGTACCGACTTCAACCCCCTTTCAACAAACGGTAGTATACACCGTGACATACTACTGAACAAAGAGTGCAGCATCGATTGGGAGGACGTCTACCCTGGTACTGGCCTACAAGCCAGCACCATGGTAGGTGATGACGTCCACAGCAAAATCGAAAAACAATTAGGCATTTAA